From one Staphylococcus kloosii genomic stretch:
- a CDS encoding Glu/Leu/Phe/Val family dehydrogenase yields MTENNNLVTSTQDIIKEALHKLGFDDGMYDLIKEPLRFLQVRIPVRMDDGTVKTFTGYRAQHNDAVGPTKGGVRFHPDVDEEEVKALSMWMSLKCGIVNLPYGGGKGGIVCDPRQMSIHEVERLSRGYVRAISQFVGPTKDIPSPDVFTNSQIMAWMMDEYSSLDKFNSPGFITGKPIVLGGSQGRDRSTALGVVIAIEQAAKRRNKQIEGSRVVIQGFGNAGSFLAKFLYDMGAKIVGISDAYGALHDPEGLDIDYLLDRRDSFGTVTNLFEDTISNKELFEIDCDVLVPAAIANQITADNAHDIKADVVVEAANGPTTPEGTRILTERGILLVPDVLASAGGVTVSYFEWVQNNQGYYWTEEEVNEKLREKLITAFDTIYELAQNRKIDMRLAAYIVGIKRTAEAARYRGWA; encoded by the coding sequence ATGACTGAGAATAATAATTTGGTTACTTCTACACAAGATATTATTAAGGAAGCTTTGCACAAATTGGGTTTTGATGATGGAATGTACGACTTAATCAAAGAACCATTAAGATTTTTACAAGTAAGAATACCAGTAAGAATGGATGATGGGACTGTTAAAACTTTTACTGGTTATCGTGCACAGCATAACGATGCTGTTGGACCAACTAAAGGTGGGGTTAGATTCCACCCAGACGTTGATGAAGAAGAAGTTAAAGCATTATCAATGTGGATGTCATTAAAATGTGGAATTGTTAACTTACCATATGGTGGCGGTAAAGGCGGGATCGTCTGCGACCCACGTCAAATGAGTATTCATGAGGTTGAACGTTTATCTCGTGGATATGTTAGAGCAATCTCTCAATTTGTTGGGCCTACTAAAGATATTCCATCACCGGATGTTTTTACAAATTCTCAAATTATGGCATGGATGATGGATGAATATAGTTCTCTAGATAAATTTAACTCACCAGGATTTATTACAGGTAAACCAATTGTATTAGGTGGTTCACAAGGACGTGACCGTTCTACTGCATTAGGTGTTGTTATAGCTATTGAACAAGCGGCTAAAAGAAGAAACAAACAAATCGAAGGTTCTCGTGTAGTTATTCAAGGTTTTGGTAACGCGGGTAGCTTCTTAGCTAAATTCTTATATGACATGGGTGCTAAAATTGTAGGTATTTCAGATGCTTATGGTGCATTACATGATCCAGAAGGTTTAGATATTGATTACTTATTAGACCGCAGAGACAGTTTCGGTACTGTTACTAATCTATTTGAAGATACTATTTCAAATAAAGAATTATTTGAAATTGATTGTGATGTTTTAGTTCCTGCAGCGATTGCAAACCAAATTACTGCTGATAATGCTCATGACATTAAAGCTGACGTAGTAGTAGAAGCTGCGAATGGTCCTACAACGCCAGAAGGTACTAGAATATTAACTGAACGTGGCATATTACTTGTACCAGACGTATTAGCAAGTGCCGGTGGCGTTACAGTTTCTTACTTCGAATGGGTTCAAAATAACCAAGGTTATTACTGGACAGAAGAAGAAGTTAACGAAAAATTACGTGAAAAATTAATCACAGCATTTGATACAATTTATGAATTAGCTCAAAATCGTAAAATTGATATGCGCTTAGCTGCATACATCGTAGGTATTAAACGTACTGCAGAAGCAGCACGTTACCGTGGTTGGGCATAA
- a CDS encoding TVP38/TMEM64 family protein gives MSTEQVNEWFDAFGNMGYLVGFLLPFIEAFIPILPLIVFVIVNVNAYGFIIGMILAWLGTVLGSFIMFLIFRRLSNSKYMKRLKQRKSAERLIKYIDEHGVIPIFILFCFPFTPSALVNLIASVTNIKSVHYFWVLTLSKLVMISLVGWLGKDISTLFTNPLRITIVVIVVIIVWFIGRKVEKHFMHSSKE, from the coding sequence ATGTCGACTGAACAAGTTAATGAGTGGTTTGATGCATTTGGAAACATGGGGTATCTTGTTGGATTTTTATTACCATTTATTGAAGCGTTTATACCAATTTTACCGTTGATAGTATTTGTCATAGTAAACGTAAATGCCTATGGTTTTATAATAGGAATGATACTTGCATGGTTAGGAACAGTGCTTGGTAGCTTTATTATGTTTTTAATCTTTAGAAGATTGTCTAATTCTAAATATATGAAACGACTTAAACAACGTAAGTCTGCAGAAAGATTAATTAAATATATTGATGAACATGGCGTTATACCAATATTTATTTTGTTTTGTTTTCCTTTTACACCGAGTGCTTTAGTGAATTTGATCGCTAGCGTCACCAATATAAAGTCTGTACATTATTTTTGGGTGTTAACATTATCTAAATTAGTCATGATTAGTCTTGTAGGTTGGTTAGGGAAAGATATTTCTACATTATTTACTAATCCTTTACGTATAACGATTGTCGTGATTGTTGTAATCATTGTTTGGTTTATAGGAAGAAAGGTAGAAAAACACTTTATGCATTCATCAAAGGAGTGA
- the lepB gene encoding signal peptidase I — MKKIINHLISIIFAIIIVLLLQAFVISGTVMHNSNMTPILKSGDRLIVNKITTTFNLLKNNDVIMYHHNGHTYVARIIGEPGQSIVFKNGKLLRDDRQVDEPYVKSNSIDNLALRQIKGSESDIVPTNNYFVLNDHRQNKQDSRNFGYIHKKDIIGEVSLRYYPFKAFTVDFK, encoded by the coding sequence ATGAAAAAAATAATAAATCATTTGATTTCTATTATTTTTGCGATTATTATAGTTTTATTGCTACAAGCATTTGTAATTTCGGGAACAGTTATGCACAATAGTAATATGACTCCTATTTTGAAAAGTGGAGATCGTTTAATCGTTAATAAAATAACTACGACTTTTAACCTATTGAAAAACAACGACGTTATTATGTATCATCATAATGGACATACTTATGTTGCACGAATTATTGGAGAACCTGGTCAGTCTATCGTCTTTAAAAATGGGAAATTACTTCGTGATGATAGACAGGTAGATGAACCATATGTAAAAAGCAATAGCATTGATAATTTAGCTTTACGTCAAATTAAAGGTTCTGAAAGTGATATCGTACCTACTAACAATTATTTTGTGTTGAATGATCATCGACAAAATAAACAAGATTCAAGAAATTTTGGTTATATTCATAAAAAAGATATAATTGGTGAGGTATCTTTACGATATTACCCATTTAAGGCATTCACTGTAGATTTTAAATAA
- the argH gene encoding argininosuccinate lyase yields MSEKAWGGRFKEKPEDWVDEFNASIHFDKTLIKQDIEGSIAHAKMLANQNIIAPKESDDIIAGLEQILTDYKDGNIAFDVSLEDIHLNIEHELIKRIGDTGGKLHTGRSRNDQVATDMHLYTKEQVSTIIELITSFQTTIVNVAEQHVDTIMPGYTHLQRAQPISLAHHLLTYYWMLERDKGRFHDSLKRIDISPLGAAALSGTTYPIDRQMTQELLGFSSLYENSMDAVSDRDYIVETLHNISLTMVHLSRFAEEIIFWSSAEANFVTLSDAFSTGSSIMPQKKNPDMAELIRGKVGRTAGHLTSMLMTLKGLPLSYNKDMQEDKEGLFDAVHTIKGSLRIFEGMVDSMTINVDHLKETVNNDFSNATELADYLVTKDVPFRTAHEIVGKIVLWCIQNNKYLLDVPLAQYQEAHPSIEEDIYSFLKPENCVSRRISYGSTGQDAVQQQLKIIKNQLH; encoded by the coding sequence ATGAGTGAGAAAGCTTGGGGTGGTAGATTTAAAGAAAAGCCTGAAGATTGGGTCGATGAATTTAACGCATCTATTCACTTTGATAAGACTTTAATTAAACAAGACATTGAAGGCAGTATTGCTCATGCTAAGATGTTAGCCAATCAAAATATCATTGCTCCTAAAGAGAGCGATGATATTATTGCAGGCTTGGAACAAATATTAACTGATTATAAAGATGGAAATATTGCATTTGATGTATCGTTAGAAGATATTCATTTAAACATAGAACATGAATTAATTAAACGTATAGGTGATACTGGAGGTAAATTGCATACTGGACGTAGCAGAAATGATCAAGTTGCGACGGATATGCACTTATACACAAAAGAACAAGTATCAACGATTATCGAATTAATCACGTCATTCCAAACAACTATCGTAAATGTTGCAGAACAGCATGTTGATACTATTATGCCAGGGTATACTCATTTACAAAGAGCTCAACCTATCTCCTTAGCACATCATCTTTTAACTTATTACTGGATGTTGGAAAGAGATAAAGGGAGATTCCATGATAGTTTGAAACGAATCGATATTTCACCACTTGGTGCAGCAGCTTTAAGTGGCACCACTTACCCTATCGATCGTCAAATGACACAGGAGTTGTTAGGCTTTAGTTCCTTATATGAAAATAGTATGGATGCGGTTAGTGATAGAGATTATATTGTTGAAACGCTACACAATATTTCGTTGACTATGGTCCACTTATCTCGTTTTGCGGAAGAAATTATTTTTTGGTCTTCAGCAGAAGCTAATTTCGTTACATTATCCGATGCATTTTCAACTGGTTCTTCAATTATGCCACAAAAGAAAAATCCTGATATGGCTGAGTTAATCAGAGGTAAAGTTGGTCGAACTGCAGGTCATTTAACAAGTATGTTAATGACTTTAAAAGGATTACCATTATCCTACAACAAAGATATGCAAGAAGATAAAGAAGGCTTATTCGATGCTGTTCATACTATTAAAGGTTCGCTAAGAATTTTTGAAGGTATGGTTGATTCAATGACCATTAACGTAGATCATTTAAAAGAAACTGTAAACAATGACTTTTCTAACGCCACAGAACTTGCAGATTACTTAGTTACTAAAGACGTTCCATTTAGAACTGCACATGAAATCGTAGGCAAAATTGTATTATGGTGTATACAAAACAATAAATATTTATTAGATGTACCACTTGCTCAATATCAAGAAGCACACCCTTCGATTGAAGAAGATATATATTCATTCTTAAAACCTGAAAACTGCGTTAGTCGAAGAATCAGTTATGGTTCTACTGGTCAAGATGCAGTGCAGCAGCAATTAAAAATTATTAAAAATCAATTGCATTAA
- a CDS encoding argininosuccinate synthase — MKQKIVLAYSGGLDTSVAVHWLIEKGYDVVACCLDVGEGKDLDVVYQKALDMGAVECHIIDATEEFSQDYVSYAIKGNLMYEGAYPLVSALSRPLISKKLVEIADKTGAVGIAHGCTGKGNDQVRFEVSIKALNPELKVFAPVREWAWSREEEIDYAIKHNIPVPIQHDSPYSIDQNLWGRSNECGILEDPYATPPEDAYDLTNALENTPDQAEELVLSFEKGLPTALNGESLSLTKLILKLNKIAGKHGIGRIDHVENRLVGIKSREVYETPAAEVIVKAHKALETITLTKDVAHFKPVIEKQLSEQVYNALWFSPLTDSLKTFVDSTQDHVTGEVRIKLYKGNAVVNGRKSPYTLYNEKLATYTKEDAFNQESAVGFIEIYGLPTQVNSMLHGGYHNE, encoded by the coding sequence ATGAAACAAAAAATAGTTTTAGCATATTCAGGCGGTTTAGATACAAGTGTTGCAGTACATTGGTTAATCGAGAAAGGCTACGATGTTGTAGCTTGTTGTTTAGATGTTGGTGAAGGAAAAGATTTAGACGTTGTATACCAAAAAGCATTAGATATGGGAGCTGTCGAATGCCACATTATCGATGCAACAGAAGAATTTAGTCAAGATTACGTTTCTTATGCAATCAAAGGTAATTTAATGTATGAAGGTGCATATCCATTAGTATCAGCTCTTTCGAGACCATTAATTTCAAAAAAATTAGTAGAAATTGCTGACAAAACTGGTGCGGTTGGTATTGCACATGGTTGTACTGGTAAAGGTAATGACCAAGTTCGTTTTGAAGTTTCTATAAAAGCGTTAAATCCAGAATTAAAAGTATTTGCACCAGTTAGAGAATGGGCATGGAGTCGTGAGGAAGAAATTGATTATGCAATCAAACACAACATCCCTGTACCTATCCAACATGACTCACCGTATTCTATCGACCAAAACTTATGGGGTAGAAGTAATGAATGTGGCATATTAGAAGATCCATATGCCACACCACCAGAAGATGCATATGATTTAACAAATGCTTTAGAAAATACGCCAGACCAAGCTGAAGAATTAGTGCTATCTTTTGAAAAAGGTTTGCCAACAGCTTTAAACGGCGAATCACTGTCATTAACTAAATTAATTTTAAAATTAAATAAAATTGCTGGTAAACATGGCATCGGTAGAATCGACCACGTAGAAAATAGACTTGTAGGTATTAAATCAAGAGAAGTTTATGAAACACCGGCTGCTGAAGTTATCGTTAAAGCACATAAAGCATTAGAAACAATTACATTAACTAAAGATGTTGCTCACTTTAAACCAGTTATTGAAAAACAATTGTCAGAGCAAGTTTATAACGCTTTATGGTTCTCTCCATTAACAGATAGCTTAAAAACTTTTGTTGATAGTACACAAGACCATGTTACTGGTGAAGTAAGAATCAAACTTTATAAAGGTAATGCTGTCGTTAATGGTAGAAAATCACCATATACTTTATACAATGAAAAATTAGCTACTTATACAAAAGAAGACGCATTTAATCAAGAGTCTGCAGTAGGTTTCATAGAAATTTACGGTTTACCAACACAAGTAAATTCTATGCTTCATGGAGGTTATCATAATGAGTGA
- the lepB gene encoding signal peptidase I, translated as MKKEITEWIISIVVAVALVLFIINFVAKSYTVKGDSMDPTLKDGQHVIVNLFDYRFNDIKKGNVIVFHANKTDDYVKRVIGTPGDSIEYKKDKLYVNGHQVKEPYLDYNEKHKQYEYITGSFKTKDLPNAQGNKIPKGKLLVLGDNREVSKDSRSFGLIDKDTVVGKVSFRFWPFSDFKFGFDPDTNYNK; from the coding sequence GTGAAAAAAGAAATAACTGAATGGATTATATCAATCGTGGTGGCAGTAGCATTGGTATTATTCATTATCAATTTTGTCGCAAAGTCATATACGGTAAAAGGTGACTCGATGGATCCAACATTAAAAGATGGTCAACATGTTATTGTTAACTTATTTGACTATAGATTTAACGATATTAAAAAAGGTAATGTTATCGTTTTCCATGCTAATAAAACTGATGACTACGTTAAACGAGTAATTGGAACACCAGGAGACAGTATCGAATATAAAAAAGATAAACTTTATGTAAATGGTCACCAAGTAAAAGAGCCATATCTAGACTACAATGAAAAACATAAGCAATATGAATACATTACAGGTAGTTTCAAAACGAAAGATTTACCAAATGCTCAAGGTAATAAAATACCTAAAGGTAAATTATTAGTGCTAGGTGATAACCGTGAAGTAAGTAAAGATAGTCGTTCATTCGGTTTAATTGATAAAGATACAGTAGTAGGTAAAGTATCATTTAGATTTTGGCCATTTAGCGATTTTAAATTTGGCTTCGATCCAGATACGAATTACAACAAATAA
- the addB gene encoding helicase-exonuclease AddAB subunit AddB produces MELNAYIGRAGTGKSHKMIETIKADMKQDPLGDPIVLIAPTQNTFQLEQAFVNDPELNGSLRTEVLHFERLSYRVFQEVGGLMEEQLSKAATQMMIYDIIQQHKNELKLYQSQVKYYGFSEKLYEQIQDFKKYAVSPQQLEDYIAENNLQTRTQHKLQDIALVYKQLEQRINGQYVSTEDTLQRFITMMDQSEWLSRAQIYIDGFHNFSTLEYEIIKGLVKQCRQVTILLTTDGDKDPFSLYRKPSESLTHIEGIAQELNISLNVETFSQQQRFENKDLQHLEQNFNALQFEPLQSQHHLKIYESSNMREEINEVARQILRENRELGRRFQDIAILYRDESYAYLIESIFPQYDIPYHIDLKKPMTHHPVMEMFRSLIEVLQTNWRFEPLMRLFKTDVLTQTVEQSDYLISILENFVLERGIYGKRWLDDKYFEIERFNKMGIKRQPLTDEERETFERVVKIKDNVVNKLMAFEERLGDAQTAVDFARSFYEAIESFELPSQLMAERDRLDTAQLHTEAEELDQVWNGFIQTLDDLVSVFKEQQMSKTRFLELLDIGLEQLEFRMIPQMIDQVSIGTMDLAKVDNKAKVYLVGVNDGVIPQSVQASGLMTDDEKKYFQTQSQLELSPTADILQMDEAFVCYIAMTRAQVDVTFSYSLMGTSGDEKELSPFITQIQALYTNLEIQNIHHLHQMNPLTLMEHPHQTKIALFEALKAWLDDEIVAETWLDTYQVMHNDQRLNQGLDYLLTALTYDNETVQLSESLSKSLYGEKINASVSRFEGYLACPFKHFASHGLRLNERTKYKLENFDLGDIFHQVLKYISEQVNGQFNKLTHKSIHELTTKALEEILPEVQFNVLNSTAYYRYLSQRIGAIVETTLTALQYQGSHSKFIPTKFEASFRKNPKNNEELYAQPLVTRQGVPINIRGQIDRIDTYTKNDESFVNIIDYKSSKYSGTLDLTKVYYGMQMQMMTYMDIVLQNKTRLGLNKVTKPGGLLYFHVHEPRIKLAWKELQEEKRTNEFLTAFKLNGLLNSDTNVLDALDDRIEPSFTSDIVPVGLKKDGTVKSSSKVADESTIYKFIAHNKQNFIDTATNIMDGHTEVAPLKYNQTLPCQYCNYKSVCHVDGMIDQKRYRQVDETINPLEAIQQVEIESEEDEQNE; encoded by the coding sequence ATGGAATTAAATGCATATATAGGAAGAGCAGGTACAGGGAAATCTCATAAAATGATAGAAACTATTAAAGCGGACATGAAACAAGATCCGTTAGGCGATCCTATTGTTTTAATCGCACCAACACAAAATACATTCCAACTAGAACAAGCATTTGTTAATGATCCAGAGTTAAATGGGAGTTTAAGGACTGAAGTGTTACACTTTGAGCGTTTAAGCTATCGTGTCTTTCAAGAAGTTGGGGGCTTAATGGAAGAACAATTATCAAAAGCTGCTACACAAATGATGATTTATGATATTATTCAACAACATAAAAATGAGTTGAAGTTATATCAATCACAAGTTAAATATTATGGATTTAGTGAAAAACTATATGAACAAATTCAAGATTTTAAAAAATATGCAGTTTCTCCACAACAACTAGAAGATTATATCGCCGAAAACAACTTACAAACTAGAACACAACATAAATTACAGGATATCGCTTTAGTATATAAACAATTAGAGCAACGTATTAATGGTCAATATGTATCTACTGAAGATACGTTACAACGTTTTATCACTATGATGGATCAATCTGAATGGTTAAGTCGTGCACAAATATACATAGATGGCTTTCACAATTTTTCTACATTAGAATATGAAATTATTAAAGGGTTAGTTAAACAATGTCGACAAGTTACGATTCTTTTGACTACAGATGGTGATAAAGATCCATTTAGTTTATATAGAAAGCCATCAGAATCTTTAACTCACATCGAAGGAATCGCTCAAGAACTCAATATTTCATTAAATGTCGAAACTTTTTCACAACAACAGAGATTTGAGAATAAAGACTTACAACATTTAGAGCAAAATTTTAATGCCTTACAATTTGAACCACTACAATCACAGCATCATCTTAAAATCTATGAATCGTCTAATATGCGTGAAGAAATAAATGAAGTGGCCCGCCAAATTTTGCGTGAAAATAGGGAATTAGGTAGACGGTTCCAAGATATCGCAATTTTATATAGAGATGAATCTTACGCTTATTTAATAGAGTCAATTTTTCCACAATATGATATCCCTTATCATATTGATTTAAAAAAACCGATGACACATCATCCAGTAATGGAAATGTTCCGCTCATTAATCGAAGTGTTGCAAACGAATTGGCGTTTTGAACCGTTGATGCGTCTGTTTAAAACGGATGTATTAACTCAAACTGTAGAACAGAGTGATTATTTAATTAGTATCTTAGAAAACTTCGTGTTAGAACGTGGTATATATGGCAAGCGTTGGTTAGATGACAAATATTTTGAAATTGAACGTTTTAATAAAATGGGAATTAAACGCCAACCATTGACTGATGAAGAACGTGAAACTTTTGAACGTGTTGTTAAAATAAAAGACAATGTCGTTAATAAATTAATGGCGTTTGAAGAACGTTTAGGAGATGCTCAAACTGCAGTTGATTTCGCACGTTCATTTTATGAAGCAATCGAATCTTTTGAATTACCAAGTCAATTAATGGCAGAAAGAGATAGATTAGATACTGCACAATTACACACAGAAGCGGAAGAATTAGACCAAGTATGGAATGGATTTATTCAGACATTAGATGATTTAGTTTCAGTGTTCAAAGAACAACAAATGTCTAAAACTAGATTTTTAGAGTTATTAGATATTGGTTTAGAACAGCTAGAGTTTAGAATGATTCCTCAAATGATAGATCAAGTGAGTATAGGGACAATGGACTTAGCTAAAGTAGATAATAAAGCTAAAGTTTATCTTGTAGGTGTTAATGACGGAGTAATACCTCAATCAGTGCAAGCATCCGGATTAATGACAGATGATGAAAAGAAATATTTCCAAACGCAATCTCAACTTGAACTAAGCCCTACAGCTGACATATTACAAATGGATGAAGCTTTCGTGTGTTATATTGCGATGACGAGAGCACAAGTAGATGTCACATTTTCTTATAGCTTAATGGGTACAAGCGGTGATGAAAAAGAACTCAGTCCTTTTATTACACAAATTCAAGCGCTGTATACTAATTTAGAAATTCAAAATATACATCATTTACATCAAATGAATCCTTTAACGTTAATGGAGCATCCGCATCAAACGAAAATTGCATTGTTTGAAGCTTTAAAAGCATGGTTAGATGATGAAATCGTTGCCGAAACTTGGTTAGATACATACCAAGTTATGCATAATGATCAACGTTTAAATCAGGGCTTAGATTATCTCCTTACGGCATTAACTTATGATAATGAAACAGTGCAATTAAGTGAATCTTTATCTAAATCATTATATGGTGAGAAAATTAATGCGAGTGTGTCGCGTTTCGAAGGGTATTTAGCTTGTCCCTTTAAACATTTTGCGTCACACGGTTTACGCTTAAATGAACGAACTAAATATAAATTAGAAAACTTTGATTTAGGAGATATTTTCCACCAAGTTTTAAAATATATTTCAGAGCAAGTTAACGGTCAATTTAACAAATTAACACATAAGTCAATTCATGAATTGACGACAAAAGCACTAGAGGAAATATTACCGGAAGTTCAATTTAATGTGCTTAACTCAACGGCTTATTACCGTTATTTATCCCAACGTATTGGTGCAATAGTAGAAACGACATTAACGGCACTTCAGTATCAAGGCAGTCATTCTAAATTTATACCGACAAAATTTGAAGCAAGCTTTAGAAAAAATCCTAAAAATAATGAAGAACTCTATGCGCAACCGCTAGTGACACGTCAAGGTGTGCCAATCAATATTAGAGGTCAAATCGACCGTATTGATACTTACACAAAAAATGATGAAAGCTTTGTTAATATTATTGATTATAAATCGTCAAAATACAGTGGGACTTTAGATTTAACAAAAGTATATTATGGCATGCAAATGCAAATGATGACTTATATGGATATTGTATTGCAAAATAAAACGCGTTTAGGATTGAATAAAGTTACGAAACCGGGTGGCCTATTATACTTCCACGTTCATGAACCACGAATTAAATTAGCTTGGAAAGAATTGCAAGAAGAAAAACGGACGAACGAATTTTTAACTGCATTTAAATTAAATGGTTTATTGAATAGTGACACAAATGTATTAGATGCGTTGGATGATAGAATCGAGCCAAGTTTTACTTCTGACATCGTACCAGTAGGATTAAAAAAAGATGGAACCGTTAAAAGTAGTAGTAAAGTGGCAGACGAATCAACTATTTATAAATTTATTGCACATAATAAACAAAACTTTATAGATACAGCAACGAATATTATGGATGGTCATACTGAAGTCGCTCCACTTAAATATAATCAAACATTACCATGTCAATATTGTAACTACAAATCTGTCTGTCACGTTGATGGTATGATTGATCAAAAACGTTATCGTCAAGTAGATGAAACCATTAATCCTCTTGAAGCAATTCAACAAGTCGAGATAGAAAGTGAGGAAGACGAGCAAAATGAGTAA
- a CDS encoding glucose-6-phosphate isomerase — protein MTHIQLDYGKTLEFFNEHELEQQKDIVKSIHHTIHEGTGAGNDFLGWIDLPVDYDKEEFSRILEASKRVKEHSDVFVVIGIGGSYLGARAAIEMLTSSFRNSDEYPEIVFVGNHLSSSYTQELIDYLDGKDFSVNVISKSGTTTEPAVAFRLFKQLVEDKYGKEEAKKRIFATTDKEKGALKQLATNEGYETFVVPDDVGGRYSVLTAVGLLPIAVAGIDIETMMQGAAKAREELSSENLEDNIAYQYATIRNILYAKGYTTEMLINYEPSMQYFNEWWKQLFGESEGKDYKGVYPSSANYTTDLHSLGQYVQEGRRFLFETVVKVNNPKHNITIEEDADDLDGLNYLAGKTIDEVNTKAFEGTLLAHTDGGVPNLVVNIPKLDEETFGYVVYFFELACAMSGYQLGVNPFNQPGVEAYKQNMFALLGKPGFEDKKQELEQRL, from the coding sequence ATGACTCATATACAGTTAGATTATGGTAAAACTTTAGAATTTTTTAACGAGCATGAATTAGAGCAACAAAAAGATATCGTCAAATCAATACATCATACTATTCACGAAGGTACAGGCGCTGGCAATGATTTCTTAGGCTGGATAGATCTTCCTGTTGATTATGATAAAGAAGAATTTTCACGTATTTTAGAGGCGTCTAAACGCGTTAAAGAACATTCAGATGTTTTCGTAGTTATTGGTATCGGTGGTTCTTATTTAGGTGCACGTGCAGCAATTGAAATGCTTACTTCATCATTTAGAAATAGTGATGAATATCCTGAAATTGTATTTGTAGGTAATCATTTATCTTCTTCTTACACACAAGAATTAATAGATTATTTAGATGGAAAAGACTTCTCAGTAAACGTTATTTCTAAATCAGGTACAACTACTGAACCTGCTGTAGCGTTTAGATTATTTAAACAATTAGTAGAAGACAAATATGGTAAAGAAGAAGCGAAAAAACGTATCTTTGCTACAACTGATAAAGAAAAAGGCGCATTAAAACAATTAGCTACAAATGAAGGTTATGAAACTTTCGTCGTTCCTGATGATGTTGGTGGACGATACTCAGTTTTAACTGCAGTAGGTTTATTACCAATCGCAGTAGCAGGCATCGATATTGAAACAATGATGCAAGGTGCTGCTAAAGCGAGAGAAGAACTTTCTTCTGAAAACTTAGAAGATAATATTGCATATCAATATGCGACAATCCGTAATATTTTATATGCAAAAGGTTATACAACTGAAATGCTTATCAACTATGAGCCTTCTATGCAATACTTTAATGAATGGTGGAAACAATTATTTGGTGAATCTGAAGGTAAAGACTATAAAGGTGTATATCCTTCAAGTGCCAACTATACTACTGACTTACACTCATTAGGTCAATACGTTCAAGAAGGTCGACGTTTCTTATTTGAAACAGTAGTTAAAGTTAATAATCCAAAACATAACATTACTATTGAAGAAGATGCTGATGACTTAGATGGTCTAAACTATTTAGCAGGCAAAACGATCGATGAAGTTAATACTAAAGCCTTCGAAGGTACTTTATTAGCTCATACAGATGGTGGCGTTCCTAATTTAGTTGTGAATATTCCTAAATTAGATGAAGAAACATTTGGTTATGTTGTTTACTTCTTTGAACTTGCATGTGCAATGAGTGGTTACCAATTAGGTGTTAATCCATTTAACCAACCTGGTGTTGAAGCATATAAACAAAATATGTTTGCATTATTAGGTAAACCAGGTTTTGAAGATAAAAAACAAGAATTAGAACAACGTCTATAA